The proteins below are encoded in one region of Vulpes lagopus strain Blue_001 chromosome 10, ASM1834538v1, whole genome shotgun sequence:
- the SMIM1 gene encoding small integral membrane protein 1 produces the protein MQPQDSGIQYSRWDDGSRDAVHVAAVASTGEASSWERISRKLCSGKLGISMKVLGGLALFWIVFILGYITGYYVHKCK, from the exons ATGCAGCCCCAGGACAGCGGCATCCAGTACAGCCGGTGGGATGACGGCAGCCGGGATGCAGTCCATGTGGCGGCTGTGGCCAGCACAGGGGAGGCCTCGAGCTGGGAGAG GATCTCCCGGAAGCTGTGCTCAGGCAAGCTGGGTATCAGCATGAAGGTGCTGGGCGGACTGGCCCTCTTCTGGATCGTCTTCATCCTGGGCTATATCACCGGCTACTACGTGCACAAGTGCAAATAA
- the LRRC47 gene encoding leucine-rich repeat-containing protein 47, translating to MAAAAGPAPEAWPELELAERERRRELLLTGPGLEQRVREAGGRLPPRLFTLPLLHYLEVSGCGSLREPGPGLAQGLPQLHSLVLRRNALGPGLSPELGPLPALRVLDLSGNALEALPPGQGLGPAEPPGLPQLQSLNLSGNRLRELPADLPRCAPRLQTLNLTGNRLDSFPAALFRPGALPLLSELAAADNCLRELSPDVAHLTSLKTLDLSNNQLSEVPAELADCPKLKEVNFRGNKLTDRRLEKMVHGCQTKSILEYLRSGGRGGGRGKGRADGPEKEEARRRRRERRRRESGEGEEEEVGSTSRLLLRVLHVSENPTPLTVHVNAAVKDVRPFIVGAVVKGMDLQAGNALRRFLTSQTKLHEDICEKRTAATIATHDLRAVRGPLVYTARPPQDLKIVPLGRKEVKAKDLVRQLQLEAEEHRKQKKRQNVSGLHRYLHLLDGKESYPCLVDADGDVISFPPITNSEKTKIKKTTSDLFLEVTSATSLQTCKEIMDALVLKMAEINKYTLENKEDGSLSDPEADAVSGPPLGPSTSPSAEKDGSAPLVVEQVRVLDEDGHLRVVYPSKTDLGCAAPHVTVIR from the exons atggcggcggcggcgggccccGCGCCCGAGGCCTGGCCGGAGCTGGAGCTGGCGGAGCGCGAGCGGCGGCGGGAGCTGTTGCTGACGGGGCCGGGGCTGGAGCAGCGGGTGCGCGAGGCGGGCGGGCGGCTGCCGCCGCGGCTCTTCACGCTGCCGCTGCTGCACTACCTGGAGGTGAGCGGCTGCGGGAGCCTGCGGGAGCCGGGCCCGGGGCTGGCTCAGGGCCTCCCGCAGCTGCACAGCCTCGTGCTGCGGCGCAACGCGCTGGGGCCCGGCCTGAGCCCCGAGCTCGGCCCGCTCCCCGCGCTGCGCGTGCTCGACCTGTCGGGCAACGCGCTGGAGGCGCTGCCGCCgggccagggcctgggccccGCCGAGCCGCCGGGGCTCCCGCAGCTGCAGAGCCTCAACCTCAGCGGCAACCGGCTGCGCGAGCTGCCCGCCGACCTGCCGCGCTGCGCCCCGCGcctgcagacgctcaacctcacGGGCAACCGCCTCGACTCCTTCCCCGCCGCGCTCTTCCGGCCCGGGGCGCTGCCGCTGCTTAGCGAACTGGCGGCCGCCGACAACTGCCTGCGGGAGCTCAGCCCCGACGTCGCGCACCTGACCTCGCTCAAG acGCTGGACCTCTCCAACAACCAGCTCAGCGAGGTCCCGGCAGAGCTGGCTGACTGCCCCAAGCTCAAGGAAGTCAACTTCCGGGGAAACAAGCTGACAGACCGGCGGCTGGAGAAGATGGTGCACGGCTGCCAGACCAAGTCCATCCTGGAGTACCTGCGCAGCGGAGGCCGGGGTGGCGGGCGGGGCAAGGGCAGGGCAGATGGTCCTGAGAAGGAAGAGGCCCGCAGGAGGCGGCGCGAGAGGCGGAGGAGGGAGAGTGGTgagggcgaggaggaggaggtgggcagcACCAGCAGGCTGCTGCTCCGCGTCCTGCATGTGTCTGAGAACCCCACCCCGCTGACCGTGCACGTCAATGCCGCAGTCAAGGATGTCCGGCCATTCATTGTGGGGGCTGTCGTGAAAGGCATGGACCTGCAGGCTGGGAATGCGCTCAGACGGTTCCTCACCTCCCAG ACAAAGCTCCACGAGGACATCTGTGAGAAGAGAACAGCGGCCACCATCGCAACCCATGACCTCCGGGCCGTGCGTGGGCCCCTGGTCTACACCGCCCGCCCGCCGCAAGACCTCAAG ATCGTCCCCTTGGGGCGCAAAGAAGTCAAGGCCAAGGACCTGGTGCGGCAGTTGCAGCTAGAGGCTGAGGAGCataggaagcagaagaaaagacagaACGTCTCAGGCCTCCACAG GTATCTGCACTTACTGGATGGGAAGGAGAGTTACCCCTGCCTCGTGGATGCTGATGGTGACGTGATTTCTTTCCCACCGATAACCAACAGCGAGAAGACAAAG attaagaaaacaacttCTGATCTGTTTTTGGAAGTAACAAGTGCTACAAGTCTACAGACCTGTAAAGAGATAATGGATGCCCTCGTGCTG AAAATGGCAGAAATCAACAAGTACACTCTAGAAAATAAAGAGGACGGATCCCTTTCAGATCCTGAAGCTGATGCAGTTTCTGGACCACCTCTGGGTCCCAGCACAAGCCCAAGTGCCGAAAAGGACGGCAGTGCCCCACTGGTGGTGGAGCAGGTCCGGGTGCTGGATGAAGACGGGCACCTGAGAGTGGTGTACCCCTCCAAGACGGACTTGGGCTGTGCTGCTCCCCACGTGACCGTGATCCGCTGA